ACGTTGTTGGATGAGGCGATGTCGTTGGCGGTTGCGGCGCATTCGGGGGGTGATTCGAGTACGGATAACCCGCGGGGGAAGATCTATACGGCACAGTTGGATGTGAGATATAAGAGGCCGTTGCTAGTGCCTACGGTGGCCATGGTTAGGGCTAAGGTGGTTGCCAGACTAGGAAGGAAGTACTGGGTGCGCGCGCAGATTGTACAGGAAGAGAAGGTTGAGGATCCCAAGCAGATGCATCTGGAGTGGTCGAGGAGAAAGGTGGTTACTACGGATGCGATGGCATTTTGGTTGCAGACCAAGTCTAATCTATGATATCATTTACTGTGCACTATGtatatactctgtactataCACACTATGGATATAATTGTATGCTTATAGTTTCTGTCTTCGCCCAATGTTTCGGCTCGCACTCATCACCAATCCAACCTGTGTCGCGACAGCCACCACCTCCCCCGAAGCATCCATAGCAACCACCTCGATATCCATCCGCCCATCGCGCATAACTTTGTTAGTCACTCGGCTATACAGCCACTCCACACCCTCAGCCGGTAACCGCTTCTTCAAATCCACATTCAGCGTCACTGTCGGGTACCACGACTTGCCTGCGATACCTGGGGTCCCTGATGAAGCCATCTGGTCAAACCGTTCCAATGCCTTGGGGAACATATCCACAAGGTACACCAAGGCTTCATTCGTCCAGCGACCCTGACTGTCACCACCAGGACAGAACCGCGCCAATTGATCTACAACCCCCGGCTTTCCACCCTCAGTCTTGGATTCCTTGGGGTAATGCAGCTCCAAATGCCTAGACGCCTTCCGGAATTCTGTAAATGGGGGTCTAAACCGTTTCCAAATCCCACTTTCCCCTGTCTTCCCAAGCACCAGAAGATCAACTCCTGGTGCAGGCGGGTACAACTCCCAGTTCGTCCTTGCGCTAATTCCCACCTCCACGCTCGCCGGGCTCACGGTGATATACCCCGTAACCTTCACCTCGTCCTTCCCAGTCTTCTCACTCGGTTGTTGCAAGGTAATGTGGATGGTACTCGTACGCGCACCCAGTTTGCTGTCTTCGACGGTCAACGTAGCCGGTCCCACAGACGTGCGACGGAGGAAGGCGAGTTGGATGGATATGGGGGTTGCGGTATCTTTGTAGTGGGTTGGATGGGTGTGCGCAAAATGGGTTGTGGCGAGGCGGTAGAGGAGCGCGGTTGTGTAGCCGCCATGAGGGACTGTAGCTTATTAGCATGTTTTCGTGGTTGAATCTATAGAGTACAGGGGATGTACCTGTTCCTATACACCAGTCATCCTGTAAGACTGCCGAGTAGCGATGCGATCCTAGCGGCGTGATTTTAATCGCCTGCTCAAAGGCTGCGTTTTGCGGCATTTTGTCTTGTCTAGAACCAAGCAGTAAAATAGGAAGCAAAAatgagagaagaagaaagtaGGAAAGTATCTCACCCGGACACTCTCTTTAAACGATCCTTATCGCGCTGGGGTTATTCTAATCGTCGGCTTCAAACAGCCTCGGCTCGGCGTACATTCGGCAGGTGACTAATCTGCCCTATCCCAAAGACGCAAGCAAACGGTCTGATGGTGAGCACAAGTATGGACCTATTACGTGTGTAATATTGTAAAGGCTCTAAGCAGGAGCTAAGAAAAGACACAAGGAAACGCAACATATATAGACGGCCAGTGTTAACACTTTGGTCTGCCCACAACACAGCCTTTAGCCAACCCAATGGGATGTCTCTCCTTGAGTCGCGTTCTCAAAAAGACATTGTACGGCAATGTCAAGATGAGACGTTGAATCATCAGCATCATAAGCCCTTTCAACGGTGATCGGTTGATCTAAGTCAAGCTGCCTAGTCCATTTGAAAAGCTTTGTGACAAACTTCATCAAACACATCCGCCAAATGGATCTGGACAATTGCATAGTGCTGTAGTACGGCTTGTAGCGGAGATAAAGCAGTTCTGTCTTGCGGCAGAGAACCAAGTTGCACGCCAATTGAAGTATCTCCAAACACGATTTCGTGCGTGGGCTTTCTGCTCGCTGAGATGGCCGCGATAGCTGCAGCAAAGTCAATTGAAATCGGTCCATTCTCTTGGCATCTGGCGAGATAATTGGCCAGTCTAGAGGAGAAAGACACAGTACGGGCTGTGTCTTTAAGCGTAGTATCACTTGCCTTAACCGCCGCTACCACTTCAACAACCCGTTCAGCAGGCTGTGCACGGGTGGCTAGAAAGCTATAACAGGAATCAAGTATCACAAGAATATCAATAGGCTCATACCTGAGAAGTCGACTCCAGCAGATGAGTTTGGCTTTGGCCCCAAGATCCAGCATGGGCTCATTCCTTCCCCCAACCCAACTATGGCCGGAGTAGTGGACTAGTAGCAGCGACCTTCCTTCCGTACTGATCAGGGCCctgatttttttttaataGAGTTCCTTTCCGACTTTCCATGGTGGGTACCGGCTACCTTGTTCGATTTGACAGGGATCAGGCGATTTATTGCACCCCAGCGCCTCGAAGATGCCCTGGAAGTCTTTGTACTCGGCTTCTGAGCTGGAGTCATCTGACTCGTAACGGAAAGAAAGACCATGAGTGTCTTTGTGAACTCGTCCTGGGTTAGTGTAGTTATTGTTGGTACTTGGTAGTATATGTGTGAGATAAAGTTAACTTGAAGAAGGAGTTGACAGGCAACATCATAATCATGAATCACCTCGCCTCAGGCTTCCGATTTTCAGCTTGACAATACTAGACTTACTAAATATTGGCTTGCCATGATAGATGTGTATATAATATGTTATTGGTTCTTGATATATGGTGTATTCTGGTCCTAGTATGTAGTGTTGCTTTATACATTTAGGAGGAAGAATCAGGTCCAGTTCCCAATTCAAAGCGCGGTGCCATTTACTCGAGTATATGTTGAATATGTGGCAATCAAACACTTCCTAGATACATTACATTCTATGCTATTCACATCATATATCACTTTTATGTCCAGTCTTATACTAATGCTTCATATATCCACATCAAATGTCCATCATTCACGAATTCGACGCCGCCAATCGTTCTAGACAAGAAAGCACACCTACGCGAGTTAGCCACGTCTTTCCATACCGTAGAACCAAGGAAAACTCACCAGTAACACCCTGTGTCAAGGTCGCCTTAGCCTCCGTACTCCGCGATCCCAGCGCCACCGTCATGGCATACTCGATCCCGCCTTTCTGCTCTAGCTTGTTCGCCCATCGGAACACGCACTCGTCATCGCGGCCGTCTCCAATGACGAGTAGGAAACTAGGCCGTTCTTGACTTTCATCTGGCGGTGCCGCACGGACGATACCCTGCcatgctgcttctgctgcaGATGCCTTGTTTTTGTCTGCTGGTTCCACAACTAGTGCTCCCTCTACGAGGATAGCGTGGATACCTTGGTTAGCACAGGCATCGTTGATGTGTCCTGCGCATTCAGAGGCCAGTCGGGCGGCTGCGTGCTGGTCCTCTGCTGAGCCGTAGTGAAAGACAAGTGAGCAGTGTCGGCGCTCGATCCAGCTGCCATCCGCGCGTTCCTGGTAGTAGGCTAGGATGTGGCTAACACCGTCTTTCCATGCTGTGGTACGTTCCTGGTTTGTGAGTTTGAGCCATTCTTCTTCATGAGGTTCGCGCACGAAACAGCCGTTCTCTGCGATTAAGCCCACGCCAGGGACCCGGCTGAAGAGTCTTTCCATTTCCTCTGGCATCCGTGCGCTCATCACATATACCATGTTTCGCGGGTCCTCTGTTAGTTCGGTCAGGGTGGTGATTGCCCGTTGCGGTGTCGTGACAATGATGCTCTTCGGCGAGCCCCACGAAGCAAGTGTACCCTCATAGTCAACAATAAACAGCCGACGCGGAGCTCTTTGATACCGTTCTTCTAGCTGGTCCATCGGGAGACGAGGCACGTATATGAATTCCCGCGACGATTGCTCGTGCCATACCCGGGTTAATGTTTCGCTGAACGACTTGACCCAGTTGGCTGTCGAGTTATGCAGTACGGCCTGGTGAAGTTTCGTCCAGACCTGCTGGCGCTCTTCCTCGCCGCGCGATAGCGCCTCGTGAATCGCCTCTGCGCATTGTCGGTAATCCCATGGGTTGACCAGAAGAGCGTGGTTGCCAAATACAGAGGCACTTCCAGTGAATTCACTCAGAATCAGAGAGCCGTATTTCTTGTTTCCGGACCCGTGGTACTTTCCGTCCTGACAGTAGACAAACTCATGACTGGTTAGGTTCATTCCCTCACGAAGACTAGTGATCATAAGTGCATCCGCCACAGATATCAAAGCCAGATATTGTGGGAACGCCAAGTCTTGTTTGAGGAAGACTAAAGGCTGATGAGCCAACGTAGAATGCGTAGAATTAATCCGCATCGCAATGTCAGAAACCATGGCTTCCAGCTCGGGCTGTTCCGTGGTACTCGTCGCCACTTGAATCAAAACCACCTACCACGATTAGCCTTATCCTTCCAGTAATAAATCGCTTAACATACCTGTTCCCTCCATTCAGGATAAGAGTTGAGGAACAACTCATAACTCAACAGCTTTTGTCGAATTCCCCGTACCTGATCGATCTTGTCTCTCGACACAATCAACCGCTTACCCTGATACCTTTCGGAGATCGTCCTGATCCACTGCTCAACATCCCCCGCTTGACGTCGCTTGTCCCAGGATGTCGGGTCAATGCCAATAGGGAAGGTGGCCACATTGACAAAGCGATCCTCCATTTGTAGACCCTCGTTGGTGGCCTCCACGGATAATATCCGACTGCACGTTTGGAGGAAGTGTCGACAGTACTCATCAGTCTGGAAACCGATCAAGTTCGCTCCCAGCATGCCTTCAAGAAGCTCCTTACGAGGAGCCAAGCATCGAAACACTTCTGAAGAGGGGAACGCGATGTGCAGGAAAAACCCAATCTGCGCATCCGGGAGCAACTTGCGCAACATAGCGGGGACCAGCAGCAAATGGTAATCCTGGACCCAGATCGAGTCTCCCTTCTTCCAGTTCCGCGCGATCCGCTCCGCAAAGGCCTGGTTGATCTTGACATAGTAGATCCACGAGTGGTCTTCGTACGCCTTGCTCTTGGGATTATCCGGAATCTGGTAGTGGAACACAGGCCACAGAATCGTCTTGCAGAAATGCGTGTAGTGCCCGTCGAAATCGGCGTCACTGACGAACACTGTCAAAGATCCATGTTCCTTCTCCAGCGTATGTGCAATCGTCGACTTAGTCTGCTGCACCAAGGCATCCGTCGGCATCCCCAACGTTCCAACCCAGATCTTATCCTCCAGCTGCCCCGCATCAGTGGCAGACCGGACAGCGTTCCGCAGACCCCCATTACCCTGCTCAGCGGTCTCGATCGTCCATTCAGCCTTGGAAAATGACTCCGCCCGTCCATGCTCAGCCCTCGTAGCGTAAACTGCGGGCACTTTGGCTTTGGTAATTTCTTGCTCCTCCCTCACAGGCAGAAGGGCATCCTGATGCTTCAGAATCGACGGACTCGCCGCGAACGCCGCCTGCGGTCGAGGCTGGTTTAACGATGTCGTCGCACCCCATGCGGGCGAGTGTGCTTCACTCCCCGTCAAAACATCCTTTTCATTCACCGACCCGGGGAACGGGTATTCCTGCGGTTTTATCTCCGCCTTGTTGAGATCCGACGAAAAGATGCGTTCGTGCTCCGTCGTGGCTCCCGGAGTTAAACCGACTTTCTTGGCGCCATGTTGCTGATCGAATAAGCTGAGGGGGGCACTGGTGGTGCTTGCTGGTGGGATGTCTTCGGGGGTTGGTTTTGGCGGGGGAGGGCTCGGGGCACGGGAGGCACGGCGGCTTCGCGATTTGTTAACATGGAAGTTGATAGTGTATGGTAGGAATCTGTATCGTCAGTAGCTGTCATGAACAATATATGGATGTAGAGTCAACGTACAATGAAGCAATGAAGATAGTCATGGTGCCCAATTCAGTCGTCAGCCCACTGCGGGGTCAGaaaaaaagcagaaaaaGATAATGCAGGAGATGCCTCAAGTCGCAATATACAGGGTAGACACAACAATATGTAAAATATAACAGAAGAATAACCACAACAAGATCCTCAAATGTCAACCGCAAAGAAACCGAACGGGGCTGAAATAGAAAAGATAGCCGGACGCGATTGTTACGTCATTAGCTCTACCGGAGAACTTGGTCAGAACCAGAAGAATGCCCAATGCCTTGTTTCTTGCAATCGATGGCCTGATAATGGAGTCGATTGTTTTTATCTGCTACAAATACCCCTGGGTACAGGACACAAACAGGAGTACTTAATCTGACGTTTTAGACGCCGAGTACGGCTCATGTGAGGATGTTCAGGCATAATCCTGTTTGATTGGTTGGTGTTATTCTGCATCACGTGCATTATCGGCTTATCGCTTATCGCGAAAATCCCCTTGCGACGAATCCGACAACTTCTACCCCTTGCCATCGGCCTCTACTCTGTGTATATGTTGTGAGTACAGGCAATGCCATTGCGACTCACCTCAGCCCCCGTCTCCGGAATCAAG
This region of Aspergillus chevalieri M1 DNA, chromosome 4, nearly complete sequence genomic DNA includes:
- a CDS encoding thioesterase family protein (COG:S;~EggNog:ENOG410PY40;~InterPro:IPR029069,IPR042171;~PFAM:PF13622), producing the protein MPQNAAFEQAIKITPLGSHRYSAVLQDDWCIGTVPHGGYTTALLYRLATTHFAHTHPTHYKDTATPISIQLAFLRRTSVGPATLTVEDSKLGARTSTIHITLQQPSEKTGKDEVKVTGYITVSPASVEVGISARTNWELYPPAPGVDLLVLGKTGESGIWKRFRPPFTEFRKASRHLELHYPKESKTEGGKPGVVDQLARFCPGGDSQGRWTNEALVYLVDMFPKALERFDQMASSGTPGIAGKSWYPTVTLNVDLKKRLPAEGVEWLYSRVTNKVMRDGRMDIEVVAMDASGEVVAVATQVGLVMSASRNIGRRQKL
- a CDS encoding putative alpha,alpha-trehalose phosphate synthase subunit TPS3 (CAZy:GT20;~COG:G;~EggNog:ENOG410PH2A;~InterPro:IPR001830,IPR003337,IPR006379,IPR036412, IPR023214;~PFAM:PF00982,PF02358;~go_function: GO:0003824 - catalytic activity [Evidence IEA];~go_process: GO:0005992 - trehalose biosynthetic process [Evidence IEA]), translated to MTIFIASLFLPYTINFHVNKSRSRRASRAPSPPPPKPTPEDIPPASTTSAPLSLFDQQHGAKKVGLTPGATTEHERIFSSDLNKAEIKPQEYPFPGSVNEKDVLTGSEAHSPAWGATTSLNQPRPQAAFAASPSILKHQDALLPVREEQEITKAKVPAVYATRAEHGRAESFSKAEWTIETAEQGNGGLRNAVRSATDAGQLEDKIWVGTLGMPTDALVQQTKSTIAHTLEKEHGSLTVFVSDADFDGHYTHFCKTILWPVFHYQIPDNPKSKAYEDHSWIYYVKINQAFAERIARNWKKGDSIWVQDYHLLLVPAMLRKLLPDAQIGFFLHIAFPSSEVFRCLAPRKELLEGMLGANLIGFQTDEYCRHFLQTCSRILSVEATNEGLQMEDRFVNVATFPIGIDPTSWDKRRQAGDVEQWIRTISERYQGKRLIVSRDKIDQVRGIRQKLLSYELFLNSYPEWREQVVLIQVATSTTEQPELEAMVSDIAMRINSTHSTLAHQPLVFLKQDLAFPQYLALISVADALMITSLREGMNLTSHEFVYCQDGKYHGSGNKKYGSLILSEFTGSASVFGNHALLVNPWDYRQCAEAIHEALSRGEEERQQVWTKLHQAVLHNSTANWVKSFSETLTRVWHEQSSREFIYVPRLPMDQLEERYQRAPRRLFIVDYEGTLASWGSPKSIIVTTPQRAITTLTELTEDPRNMVYVMSARMPEEMERLFSRVPGVGLIAENGCFVREPHEEEWLKLTNQERTTAWKDGVSHILAYYQERADGSWIERRHCSLVFHYGSAEDQHAAARLASECAGHINDACANQGIHAILVEGALVVEPADKNKASAAEAAWQGIVRAAPPDESQERPSFLLVIGDGRDDECVFRWANKLEQKGGIEYAMTVALGSRSTEAKATLTQGVTGEFSLVLRYGKTWLTRVGVLSCLERLAASNS